A single genomic interval of Macadamia integrifolia cultivar HAES 741 chromosome 6, SCU_Mint_v3, whole genome shotgun sequence harbors:
- the LOC122080712 gene encoding chalcone isomerase-like protein 2 — protein MGTELVMVDEMSFPPQVTTSKPLSLLGHGITDIEIHFLQIKFTAIGVYLEPEIVTHLQPWKGKSGKELAENDDFFEALISAPVEKFLRVVVIKEIKGSQYGVQLESAVRDRLAAVDKYEEEEEEALEKVVEFFQSKYFKKGSIITFSLPATPASPAEISFVTEGKDEVKTKVENANVVEMIKKWYLGGTRGVSATTIASLADNISALLSK, from the exons a TGGGTACTGAATTGGTGATGGTCGATGAGATGTCTTTTCCTCCACAGGTTACCACATCAAAGCCATTATCTCTGCTTGGTCACG GCATTACAGACATTGAGATACATTTCCTTCAGATCAAGTTCACTGCAATTGGGGTTTATTTGGAACCCGAAATTGTGACCCATTTACAGCCGTGGAAGGGTAAATCAGGAAAGGAACTTGCAGAGAACGATGACTTCTTTGAAGCTCTTATTTCAG CTCCAGTAGAGAAGTTTCTGAGAGTTGTGGTGATCAAAGAAATCAAAGGCTCACAGTATGGAGTGCAACTAGAGAGTGCAGTGAGGGACCGATTAGCCGCAGTTGATAAgtatgaggaagaagaagaagaagctcttgAGAAAGTTGTGGAGTTCTTCCAAAGCAAATACTTCAAGAAAGGCTCCATTATCACCTTCAGTCTCCCTGCAACTCCTGCCAGCCCTGCTGAG ATTAGCTTTGTAACAGAAGGAAAAGATGAAGTGAAGACGAAAGTGGAGAATGCTAATGTTGTGGAGATGATCAAGAAATGGTATTTGGGAGGAACAAGGGGAGTCTCTGCTACAACCATTGCTTCCTTGGCTGACAACATTTCAGCTCTCTTGTCTAAATGA
- the LOC122082585 gene encoding uncharacterized protein LOC122082585 encodes MQAVKHNPWTIKVHAKAKNFHLEIRGSRVLSNWRFSILLKLRKLILKIESRVGPESRSRQRRYLIKSKFLCFLDKISSACGVKKLAFLKKRSNFWHLKIDFPGRRQGRFVSQVVPSRLSQYMVWNKLIGLLLLLLPFFLYMVRSSDLMINFLILLTEALGTSAEHS; translated from the exons ATGCAGGCGGTGAAGCATAATCCATGGACCATCAAGGTTCATGCCAAGGCCAAGAACTTCCATTTGGAGATCAGAGGCTCAAGAGTTCTATCAAATTGGAGATTCTCCATTCTGCTCAAGCTCCGGAAACTAATCTTGAAGATCGAATCAAGAGTTGGGCCTGAATCAAGGTCGAGGCAGAGAAGGTAtttgataaaatcaaaattCCTCTGTTTTCTTGATAAAATTTCTAGTGCCTGTGGGGTAAAGAAACTTGCTTTTCTGAAGAAGAGATCGAACTTCTGGCATTTGAAAATCGATTTTCCAGGGAGAAGGCAAGGCCGGTTTGTTTCTCAG GTTGTACCTTCAAGGCTTTCTCAATATATGGTGTGGAATAAACTAATTGGACTCCTTTTACTTCTGCTACCCTTCTTTCTATACATGGTAAGATCAAGTGATCTCATGATCAATTTCTTAATCCTACTTACTGAAGCCCTAGGGACCTCAGCAGAGCATTCCTAA